The region AGGGTGAAATTGTTGGTCTAGTAGGGAGAAACGGAGTTGGCAAGAGTACATTGATGAAAATTCTTGTTCAGAATAATCAACCGACTTCAGGGAATATTATAAGTAGTGATAATGTTGGGTATTTAATCGAAGAACCAAAATTATTTTTATCTAAAACAGGTTTAGAGAATTTAAAATATTTGTCAAATTTATATGGTGTTGACTACAATAAAGAAAGATTTGGAAGTTTGATCCAAGAGTTAGATTTGACTCAGTCTATTAATAAAAAAGTAAAGACCTATTCTTTAGGTACAAAACAAAAATTAGCTTTGCTTCTAACTCTCGTTACGGAACCTGATATATTGATTTTAGATGAACCGACTAATGGTTTAGATATTGAATCATCACAAATAGTTTTAGCAGTTCTAAAAAACTTAGCTTTACATGAAAATGTGGGAATTTTAATATCGAGTCATAAATTAGAAGATATTGAAGAAATTTGTGAGAGGGTCCTTTTCTTGGAGAACGGGCTTTTGACATTCCAAAAAGTAGGAAAAGATAGACATAATTGCTTGTTTGAGATAGCTTTTTCATCAGCTACAGATAAAGACATTTTCCTTACCAAACAAGAATTTGGGGATATTGTTCAGGAAGAGGGACTGAAAATTACTATGTCTGGGAATATTCAAAGTAGTGAGCTTTTTAAATTTTTTAACGAAAACTCTATTAAAGTAGTTGATTTTGAAACTAAAAAAGAGACGCTTAAAGATATTTATCTAAATCGTTCAAAATAAAGGAAGGTTATAATCATGAAATTAAATAAATTGAATTTTCTTAAGGAAAATATAAGAGATTTATATTCATCAGGCGTAATATATCTCGGATTGATTATCTCGTTTATACCGCCGATACTGGTTACATTCTTTATTCTAAAGACTCAAGGGACATCACTTGGTATTAAGCATATTTCAAATTTTTATGCTATGCTCGGTATGTTAATGGCTGTTATACATGCTAACCGAATTATTAGCAGGGATTTTTCTAACAATACGATCAGTTTATTTTATAATCAAAAGAAAAATCGGATGATTTACGTCTTGTCTAATTTTCTATATGCCATCTCAGTTTCTATTATTTATGCTTTGAATGGCATTGTGCTACTAGTCATCGTATGTAAATTGGGTGTTCCAGGTGATTTAGGATTAGATTTTATAGTAGCTATTGTAGTCAATACAATTTTGTTAGTCCTATTTTATTTTCTATTATCTTACATTTTCTATTTATACAAATTGAAAAGTGGCTTGATATTTGGTATTTTAGTTGCTTTACTACTCTTTATCCCTAATATATTAAATACGATTATGATGAATACTAGTAATGATTTGTTTATCAAAGCAATTGAACTTCTTCCTTTTTATTCTTTACCTGTATTTGTGGCTTCAAATACGATGTCTATTAGTCAGTATCTTGTGGTAATCACTACAATCATTTTATTGTACTTTTTCACTCTCAAGAAAAGCAAGAAGTATTCATTTTAGTTTCGTTTAGTATTATTTTGCATACTTAAAACCAGCAAAAAATCAGTCATCTTGGTATGCTCCTTCTCTTGCTGTTCACCACGTTTTTGACTTATACTAGACTCATTTCCAAAAGCATTATATAATAGTAATATGAAACCAACTAAACTAAACAAGAAGTACAAGCAATAAAAACTCGTTTAAAAGATTCTACTAAAGCTAATACTAAACAAAAATAAAAGAGTAAACTAGGAAGTTTATTTCAAACAATCCAACATACTGATTTTAGGTTGAAGATAATATTGGAGTGCTAATTAATGAGGTTATAATAAATAGCTGACAGCTTGTGTTAGTTTTGGATTTTTTAAGAGTAGATGAGTATTAAAACTATAAGGAGGACGCAGGTGGCTAAAAATTTAAAATTAAAATTAGCTCGTGTAGAGCTTGATTTAACACAAGGTCAACTGGCAGAGGCTGTTGGTGTGACGCGCCAGACTATTGGTTTGATAGAGGCGGGGAAATACAATCCCAGTCTCTCACTCTGCCAGTCGATTTGCAGATGTTTAGGGAAAACCCTAGACCAACTATTTTGGGAGGAAGAAGATGGTAACTAAATTCATTCATTATCAATTACTTGACGAAAGAGAAGAACAACTAATCAATAAAGCTGGGGCGGAATCCTTTACCCTCTTCATTGGACTGGTGCTTCTAAGCTATTTGGTGGCTGTATTGGCTCCATCTCTTTTTAATCCGAATTTTCTAGTCTATACTCTGATAGTAGGAATTCTCTTCTTTTTCAATCGTGCTCGTTATCTGGGAGTGACCTATTATAGTCGTTTTCATTTTACGATTTTGGGTTGTTTTTTCCTAACCTTGGCGATTACAACTCTCTTGATGTTGCAGAATTATCAATTCAATATAGACATTTATCAGCACAATCCTTTGAATCCTAAATACCTGTCCGCTTGGGCTATTACTTATGTCATTTACCTTCCTTGGGTCTTTATTGGCAATCTCGGTTTGAAGAGTTATGGAGAATGGGCTCAGAAAAAGTTTGAACAAGACATGGATGAACTGGAGAGTGGAGAATAGCTTGTTACTTTTTTCTCAATCCAAATAAAATGTGATATAATAGTACTAATTTATTGGAATACATGAAAGTTTTTGAAAATTTTTATGGGTTTCTAGTTAAGGAAGTAGGAAAAGTATGTATCCAGATGATAGTTTGACATTGCACACGGACTTGTACCAGATTAACATGATGCAGGTTTACTTTGACCAAGAAATTCACAATAAAAAGGCGGTTTTTGAGGTTTATTTCCGCCAACAGCCTTTTAAGAACGGCTATGCAATTTTTGCAGGTTTGGAAAGAATTGTGAGTTATCTTGAAGACCTGCGTTTTTCAGATAGTGATATTGCCTATTTGGAATCACTAGGCTATCATGGGGCATTCTTGGACTATCTCCGCAATTTCAAGTTGGAGTTGACTGTTCGTTCTGCCCAAGAAGGGGACTTGGTCTTTGCAAATGAACCGATTGTACAGGTGGAAGGCCCTCTAGCCCAATGTCAGTTGGTTGAAACAGCTCTTTTGAACATCGTCAACTACCAGACCTTGGTGGCGACTAAGGCAGCTCGTATTCGCTCGGTTATTGAAGATGAACCCTTGATGGAGTTTGGGACACGTCGGGCTCAAGAAATGGATGCAGCTATCTGGGGAACACGCGCAGCGGTGATTGGTGGCGCCAATGGAACTAGCAACGTGCGTGCTGGTAAACTCTTTGACATTCCTGTCTTGGGGACCCATGCCCATGCCTTGGTGCAGGTTTATGGCAATGACTATGAAGCCTTCAAGGCTTACGCTGCGACCCACAAAAATTGTGTCTTTCTTGTGGATACCTATGATACTCTTCGCATTGGGGTACCCGCTGCCATTCAGGTGGCGCGTGAGCTGGGTGACCAGATTAACTTTATGGGTGTGCGGATTGATTCTGGGGATATTGCCTACATTTCCAAGAAAGTCCGTCAGCAACTGGACGAGGCTGGATTTACAGAGGCTAAGATTTATGCTTCAAATGACCTAGATGAAAATACCATCCTCAACCTCAAGATGCAAAAGGCCAAGATTGATGTCTGGGGTGTGGGAACTAAGCTGATTACAGCCTATGACCAGCCAGCTCTTGGGGCTGTTTACAAGATTGTTGCGATTGAAGATGAAAATGGGAACATGCGCAATACCATCAAATTGTCAAACAATGCGGAAAAAGTATCAACACCTGGTAAGAAGCAGGTGTGGCGCATTACCAGTCGTGAAAAAGGCAAGTCAGAAGGCGACTACATCACATATGACGGTGTGGATGTGAGCGACATGACAGAAATCAAGATGTTCCATCCGACTTATACCTACATCAAGAAGACCGTTCGTAATTTTGATGCCGTTCCTCTCTTGGTGGATATCTTCAAAGACGGAAAATTGATTTACAACCTGCCTAGCTTGACTGAGATTCAGGATTATGCTCGTAAGGAATTTGACAAGCTTTGGGATGAATACAAGCGTGTGCTCAATCCGCAGCATTATCCAGTGGATTTGGCGCGTGATGTATGGCAGGATAAGATGGACTTGATTGACAAAATGCGCAAGGAAGCCCTTGGTGAAGGAGAAGAAGAATGAGTTTGCAAGAAACGATTATCCAAGAACTTGGCGTGAAACCAGTCATTGATGCCCAGGGAGAAATCCGTCGTTCTATTGATTTCTTAAAAAGATACCTGAAAAAACATCCCTTTCTAAAAACCTTTGTACTAGGGATTTCTGGGGGACAAGACTCAACCTTAGCAGGTCGATTGGCCCAATTAGCTATGGAAGAACTGCGAGCAGAGACTGGTGACGATAGTTACAAATTTATTGCTGTCCGCCTGCCTTATGGAGTGCAAGCTGATGAAGCCGATGCTCAAAAAGCCCTTGCCTTCATCCAGCCAGATGTCAGTTTGGTAGTTAATATCAAGGAATCAGTAGATGCTATGACAGCTGCAGTTGAAGCGACAGGTAGTCCTGTTTCAGACTTTAACAAAGGCAATATCAAGGCACGTTGCCGTATGATTGCTCAGTATGCCCTTGCTGGTGCTCATAGCGGAGCGGTCATTGGAACAGACCACGCTGCGGAAAATATCACAGGTTTCTTTACCAAGTTTGGTGACGGTGGTGCAGATATTCTCCCTCTTTACCGCCTTAATAAACGTCAAGGAAAGCAATTATTGATGGCATTAGGAGCGGATCCAGCCCTTTATGAAAAAATCCCAACAGCAGACCTCGAAGAAGACAAACCAGGTCTAGCTGACGAAGTAGCCCTCGGGGTCACTTATGAAGAGATTGACGACTACCTAGAAGGCAAAACAATCAGCCCAGAAGCCCAAGCAACTATCGAAAACTGGTGGCACAAAGGCCAACACAAACGCCACCTACCCATCACCGTATTTGATGATTTTTGGGAGTAAAAACCTCCAGTGGAGGTTTTTACCCCGAGCGTGGAAACAGGTAAGCGAGGAAGGTCCGGGGGACCTTTTTAGCTTCTTGCCCTGAAATTAAAAAGCAAGAAAAACCTCCAGTGGAGGTTTTTAGCCCGAGTCTAAAAATAGGAAAACGAGGAAGGTCTGGGGGACCTTTTTACCCTGAGCCTAGAAATGAGAAAGCGAGGTAACATTATGAAAGCAATCGGTACGCAAAAGTTACAGACAGAACGTTTGATTTTGAGAAGATTTGTGGAGAGTGATGCGGAAGCCATGTTTCAAAATTGGGCTTCATCTGCTGAGAATCTGACCTATGTCACCTGGGATCCTCATCCTGATGTTGAGGTGACTCGGAACTCGATTCGAAATTGGGTTGCATCCTATACTAATCCCAACTATTACAAATGGGCCATTTGTCTCAAAGAAAATCCTGAGCAAGTGATAGGAGATATCAGTATCATTGAAATGCACGAGGAAGATTTAAGTTGTGAAATTGGGTATGTTTTAGGAAAAAACTTTTGGGGCCGAGGTATGATGACGGAGGCCTTGAAAGCTGTGCTAGACTTCTGTTTTACTCAAGCAGGTTTTCAAAAGGTCAGAGCACGATATGCCAGTCTCAACCCAGCTTCAGGTCGTGTCATGGAGAAGGCTGGAATGTCCTATCTAAAAACCATTACTAATGGTGTTGAGAGAAAAGGCTACCTTGCGGACCTTATTTATTATCAGATAAGTAGGGAAGAGTAGTGAATTTTCTTTTCTGTTTCTATCAGAGTCAGACCTTGTCTGGCTTTTTTTGTACCATTTTTACATAACCTGATTAAATTCCTATTTTTCCCTATCATTATCCCTGTTTTTTCTGGAGTTTTGGGGCTATAATAGTCCTATCAAATCAAAGAATGGAGGAAGGCAATGGATAATATTATCTTTTTTATCAGTGTTTTTCTTGCTGGAATTCTTTCCTTCTTTTCTCCTTGTATCTTACCCTTGTTACCGGTCTATGCAGGGGTCTTGTTGGATGATAAAGATGGTGCTCAGGTTTCTAGTGGCAAATTTTCAATCTCAATTGTTAGTTTATTGAGAACTCTAGCTTTCATAGCGGGGATCTCCTTTATCTTTATCTTACTGGGTTATGGAGCTGGCTTTTTAGGAGACCTTTTGTATGCTTCTTGGTTTCAGTATGTGACGGGTGCCGTTATCATTCTCTTGGGCTTACACCAGATGGAAGTCTTACATTTTCAGGGACTCTACAAGGAAAGAAGGCTACAATTAAAGAGAGAAGGGCAAAAGAGTAACGGCTATAGTCAGGCATTTTTACTGGGATTGACCTTTAGTTTTGCTTGGACGCCATGTGTGGGACCGGTTCTGGGCTCTGTTTTAGCCTTGGCTGCTTCAGGTGGTTCAGGTGCTTGGCAGGGAGCTGGTCTCATGTTAATCTATACGCTGGGTCTAGCGCTACCATTTTTGGTTCTAGCTCTTGCCTCCAGCTATGTTTTGAAACATTTCCGAAAACTCCATCCTTATCTAGGAACCCTCAAAAAAGTGGGTGGTTTCCTCATTATCGTGATGGGAATCTTGGTGCTTTTGGGAAATGCTTCTATTTTGACAAGTTTATTTGAATAGAGAGGAAGAAGAAATGAAAAAATGGCAAACATGTCTCCTTGGAGTCGGATCAATCTGTTGCTTGGCAGCTTGTTCGGCTAAAAATATGTCAGATGAATCTACTATGAAGGAGCAAACAAAAACAGAACAAGTCAGTTCGCAAACTGCCACCAAGGGTCAGGCGGTTGCTGATTTTGAATTGACAGGAGTAGATGGCAAGACCTACCGCTTGTCTGATTACAAGGGCAAGAAAGTCTATCTCAAATTCTGGGCTTCTTGGTGTTCCATCTGTCTGGCCAGTCTTCCAGATACGGATGAAATCGCTAAGGATGCTGGTGATGACTATGTAGTTTTGACAGTGGTCTCTCCTGGACACAAGGGGGAACAAGCTGAAGCAGACTTTAAGAATTGGTACAAGGGTTTGGATTATAAAAATTTCCCAGTTCTAATTGACCCATCAGGCAAACTTTTAGAAAGTTATGGTGTTCGTTCTTACCCAACTCAAGCCTTTATAGACAAGGAAGGCAAGCTGGTCAAAACGCAACCAGGTTTTATGGATAAGGATATGATTTTAAAAACATTGAAAGAAATGGGGTAGCGAAAGGTCATGAATGATAAAGTAAAATTGTTTGTCTTGGCAGGAATTTTTGTTCTAGCTATAAGTGGTTTCTATTTTCTATTGATGCGAAATGCAGGGCAGACAGATAGCTCGCAAATTGAGAAAGCATCAGTTAGCCAAGGAGGAAAAACAGTGAAAAAAACAGAAGTTAGCAAAGACGCAGACTTGCACGAAATTTATCTGGCTGGAGGTTGTTTCTGGGGAGTGGAGGAATATTTCTCACGCGTTCCCGGTGTGACAGATGCCGTATCAGGTTATGCGAATGGTAGAGGGGAAACAACCAAGTACGAATTGATTAACCAAACAGGTCATGCGGAGACTGTCCATGTTACTTATGATGCCAAGCAAATTTCCCTCAAGGAAATCTTGCTTCATTACTTCCGAATTATCAATCCAACCAGCAAAAATAAACAAGGAAATGATGTGGGTACCCAGTATCGTACCGGTGTTTATTATACAGATGATAAGGATTTAGAGGTGATTAACCAAGTCTTTGATGAGGTGGCTAAGAAATACGACCAACCTCTAGCAGTTGAAAAGGAGAGTCTGCAGAATTTTGTAGTGGCTGAGGATTACCACCAAGACTATCTCAAGAAAAATCCAAATGGCTACTGCCATATCAATGTCAATCAGGCGGCCTACCCCGTCATTGATGCCAGCAAATATCCAAAACCAAGTGATGATGAATTGAAAAAGACCCTGTCACCTGAGGAGTATGCAGTCACCCAGAAAAATCAAACAGAACGAGCTTTCTCAAACCGTTACTGGGATAAATTTGAATCTGGTATATATGTGGATGTAGCAACTGGCGAACCCCTCTTTTCATCAAAGGATAAGTTTGAGTCTGGTTGTGGCTGGCCTAGTTTTACCCAACCAATCAGTCCAGATGTTGCTACCTACAAAGAAGATAAGTCTTACAATATGACACGCATGGAAGTTCGGAGCCGAGTTGGAGATTCTCACCTTGGCCATGTCTTTACGGATGGACCACAGGACAAGGGTGGCTTGCGCTACTGTATTAATAGTCTCTCTATCCGCTTTATTCCCAAAGATCAAATGGAAGAAAAAGGTTATGCTTATTTACTAGATTATGTTGATTAAGAGGGCTTTCCTAAGCAGTTAGAGGAGAATTTTGCTATACTGATACTAGTAAGTGACAAAGGAGAGAAGCATGACCTATACAATCTTAATCGTAGAAGATGAATATCTGGTAAGACAAGGCTTGACCAAGCTGGTCAATGTAGCAGCCTACGATATGGAAATCATCGGTCAGGCTGAAAATGGAAGGCAGGCTTGGGAATTGATTCAAAAGCAGGTGCCAGATATCATTTTAACCGATATCAACATGCCTCAGCTAAATGGCATCCAGTTAGCGAGTCTGGTCCGAGAAACCTACCCTCAGGTTCATTTGGTCTTTTTGACTGGCTACGATGATTTTGATTATGCCTTGTCTGCTGTCAAACTCGGTGTAGATGACTACCTACTCAAGCCCTTTTCTCGTCAGG is a window of Streptococcus mitis DNA encoding:
- a CDS encoding ABC transporter ATP-binding protein — translated: MEVINVSKHYAHSIILKDINFALNKGEIVGLVGRNGVGKSTLMKILVQNNQPTSGNIISSDNVGYLIEEPKLFLSKTGLENLKYLSNLYGVDYNKERFGSLIQELDLTQSINKKVKTYSLGTKQKLALLLTLVTEPDILILDEPTNGLDIESSQIVLAVLKNLALHENVGILISSHKLEDIEEICERVLFLENGLLTFQKVGKDRHNCLFEIAFSSATDKDIFLTKQEFGDIVQEEGLKITMSGNIQSSELFKFFNENSIKVVDFETKKETLKDIYLNRSK
- a CDS encoding ABC transporter permease translates to MKLNKLNFLKENIRDLYSSGVIYLGLIISFIPPILVTFFILKTQGTSLGIKHISNFYAMLGMLMAVIHANRIISRDFSNNTISLFYNQKKNRMIYVLSNFLYAISVSIIYALNGIVLLVIVCKLGVPGDLGLDFIVAIVVNTILLVLFYFLLSYIFYLYKLKSGLIFGILVALLLFIPNILNTIMMNTSNDLFIKAIELLPFYSLPVFVASNTMSISQYLVVITTIILLYFFTLKKSKKYSF
- a CDS encoding helix-turn-helix transcriptional regulator; amino-acid sequence: MAKNLKLKLARVELDLTQGQLAEAVGVTRQTIGLIEAGKYNPSLSLCQSICRCLGKTLDQLFWEEEDGN
- a CDS encoding DUF6773 family protein; its protein translation is MVTKFIHYQLLDEREEQLINKAGAESFTLFIGLVLLSYLVAVLAPSLFNPNFLVYTLIVGILFFFNRARYLGVTYYSRFHFTILGCFFLTLAITTLLMLQNYQFNIDIYQHNPLNPKYLSAWAITYVIYLPWVFIGNLGLKSYGEWAQKKFEQDMDELESGE
- a CDS encoding nicotinate phosphoribosyltransferase → MYPDDSLTLHTDLYQINMMQVYFDQEIHNKKAVFEVYFRQQPFKNGYAIFAGLERIVSYLEDLRFSDSDIAYLESLGYHGAFLDYLRNFKLELTVRSAQEGDLVFANEPIVQVEGPLAQCQLVETALLNIVNYQTLVATKAARIRSVIEDEPLMEFGTRRAQEMDAAIWGTRAAVIGGANGTSNVRAGKLFDIPVLGTHAHALVQVYGNDYEAFKAYAATHKNCVFLVDTYDTLRIGVPAAIQVARELGDQINFMGVRIDSGDIAYISKKVRQQLDEAGFTEAKIYASNDLDENTILNLKMQKAKIDVWGVGTKLITAYDQPALGAVYKIVAIEDENGNMRNTIKLSNNAEKVSTPGKKQVWRITSREKGKSEGDYITYDGVDVSDMTEIKMFHPTYTYIKKTVRNFDAVPLLVDIFKDGKLIYNLPSLTEIQDYARKEFDKLWDEYKRVLNPQHYPVDLARDVWQDKMDLIDKMRKEALGEGEEE
- the nadE gene encoding ammonia-dependent NAD(+) synthetase, producing the protein MSLQETIIQELGVKPVIDAQGEIRRSIDFLKRYLKKHPFLKTFVLGISGGQDSTLAGRLAQLAMEELRAETGDDSYKFIAVRLPYGVQADEADAQKALAFIQPDVSLVVNIKESVDAMTAAVEATGSPVSDFNKGNIKARCRMIAQYALAGAHSGAVIGTDHAAENITGFFTKFGDGGADILPLYRLNKRQGKQLLMALGADPALYEKIPTADLEEDKPGLADEVALGVTYEEIDDYLEGKTISPEAQATIENWWHKGQHKRHLPITVFDDFWE
- a CDS encoding GNAT family N-acetyltransferase, whose product is MKAIGTQKLQTERLILRRFVESDAEAMFQNWASSAENLTYVTWDPHPDVEVTRNSIRNWVASYTNPNYYKWAICLKENPEQVIGDISIIEMHEEDLSCEIGYVLGKNFWGRGMMTEALKAVLDFCFTQAGFQKVRARYASLNPASGRVMEKAGMSYLKTITNGVERKGYLADLIYYQISREE
- the ccdA2 gene encoding thiol-disulfide oxidoreductase-associated membrane protein CcdA2 gives rise to the protein MDNIIFFISVFLAGILSFFSPCILPLLPVYAGVLLDDKDGAQVSSGKFSISIVSLLRTLAFIAGISFIFILLGYGAGFLGDLLYASWFQYVTGAVIILLGLHQMEVLHFQGLYKERRLQLKREGQKSNGYSQAFLLGLTFSFAWTPCVGPVLGSVLALAASGGSGAWQGAGLMLIYTLGLALPFLVLALASSYVLKHFRKLHPYLGTLKKVGGFLIIVMGILVLLGNASILTSLFE
- a CDS encoding redoxin family protein, which gives rise to MKKWQTCLLGVGSICCLAACSAKNMSDESTMKEQTKTEQVSSQTATKGQAVADFELTGVDGKTYRLSDYKGKKVYLKFWASWCSICLASLPDTDEIAKDAGDDYVVLTVVSPGHKGEQAEADFKNWYKGLDYKNFPVLIDPSGKLLESYGVRSYPTQAFIDKEGKLVKTQPGFMDKDMILKTLKEMG
- the msrB gene encoding peptide-methionine (R)-S-oxide reductase MsrB translates to MNDKVKLFVLAGIFVLAISGFYFLLMRNAGQTDSSQIEKASVSQGGKTVKKTEVSKDADLHEIYLAGGCFWGVEEYFSRVPGVTDAVSGYANGRGETTKYELINQTGHAETVHVTYDAKQISLKEILLHYFRIINPTSKNKQGNDVGTQYRTGVYYTDDKDLEVINQVFDEVAKKYDQPLAVEKESLQNFVVAEDYHQDYLKKNPNGYCHINVNQAAYPVIDASKYPKPSDDELKKTLSPEEYAVTQKNQTERAFSNRYWDKFESGIYVDVATGEPLFSSKDKFESGCGWPSFTQPISPDVATYKEDKSYNMTRMEVRSRVGDSHLGHVFTDGPQDKGGLRYCINSLSIRFIPKDQMEEKGYAYLLDYVD